The following are from one region of the Muntiacus reevesi chromosome 3, mMunRee1.1, whole genome shotgun sequence genome:
- the RBM43 gene encoding RNA-binding protein 43: MASVLNVKESKASERTIVVAGLPIGLNDRLLTTLVKIHFEDTDNGGGIVEDVTYPTRTKGAAYVTFKEKTVAENVVRKKKHCLADMVGYAQLTVSHFSEKVFSSVMAVLDLSIFRSQIRLESLVMDLKSEIPTLCLSPLDANGRISVQGTFLAIEKLKEFLLLKASFLLEKNRSRQSPRGSTRRSSHSLKPPRSLTPETTKKGESLVLDTDTFLYLKKKREVYESTLRKFHVLCQETVDGEVTTLCIKNAQGGSQPNNEKQVKEFIEKYSHALHFELRKETFILEGKEDKEKKNIKLACEQLSSSYPQVLVNFYKTHIDVIGPPSDTYLFKKDVMEFIRQKVR, translated from the exons ATG GCATCAGTTTTGAATGTTAAGGAATCCAAAGCTTCTGAAAGAACAATTGTAGTTGCTGGTCTTCCAATTGGTCTTAATGACCGGTTACTGACCACATTAGTGAAGATTCACTTTGAAGATACTGACAATGGGGGTGGAATTGTTGAAGATGTGACATATCCAACAAGAACTAAGGGAGCTGCATATGTAACATTCAAAGAGAAAACAG TTGCAGAGAATGTCGTCAGAAAAAAGAAGCACTGTCTAGCAGACATGGTTGGATATGCTCAACTCACAGTCTCCCATTTCAGTGAAAAG GTCTTCAGCTCTGTAATGGCTGTCCTTGATCTTTCTATTTTTCGGAGTCAAATCCGTCTAGAAAGTCTGGTAATGGACCTGAAAAGCGAAATCCCAACGTTATGCTTAAGTCCTTTGGACGCCAATGGAAGAATCTCCGTTCAAGGAACATTTCTGGCTATTGAGAAGCTCAAAGAATTTTTGCTATTAAAAGCaagttttcttttagaaaaaaataggagTAGACAGAGCCCCAGGGGAAGTACACGGAGAAGTAGTCACTCTTTAAAGCCACCCAGGTCGTTGACACCTGAGACTACGAAAAAAGGAGAAAGTCTTGTTCTTGACACAGACACTTTCCTTTacctgaaaaagaagagagaagtttATGAAAGCACACTGAGAAAATTTCATGTTCTATGTCAAGAGACAGTGGATGGTGAAGTTACCACACTTTGTATAAAGAATGCTCAAGGTGGTTCTCAGCCAAACAATGAAAAACAGGTAAAAGAGTTCATTGAGAAATATTCACATGCTCTTCACTTTGAGCTTAGAAAGGAGACATTTATTttagaaggaaaggaagataaagagaaaaaaaatattaagttgGCATGTGAGCAGCTAAGTTCAAGTTACCCTCAGGTTCTGGTTAATTTCTATAAGACGCACATTGATGTTATAGGACCTCCTTCTGACACATACTTGTTTAAAAAAGACGTCATGGAATTCATAAGGCAAAAAGTTAGGTAA